The Oxobacter pfennigii genome has a segment encoding these proteins:
- a CDS encoding molybdopterin-containing oxidoreductase family protein, with the protein MGQTIINTSCPRDCFSACDIKAYVEDGKIVKIEGGSKNRATNSKLCIKGLSYTDYVYSPQRIGYPMIREGKRGEGIFKRISWETAIDEISKRLKLVKDTVGPLGLLHFTSAGCMGLMSEYYKGFFNQFGSYSATKGSLCYSAGIEAVKLTYGSNIQNAPWDLEHAGLIIIWGKNPSSTNVQELKFINEAVNKGAKIITIDPINTLPSLNSNLHIPIKPGTDGVLALCIANLLIQKGSIDIDFIKEYTFGFDEFKEHVSHYTIEYASKICGLNEDLINEAVNLIANKKPMTLICGYGMQRYKNGGQNVRAISMIPALTGDIGIRGGGFKFANKRWRNLEWPYIPQNDIKTRRDFAEAQLGRAIEEYQNPNIKLLWIERANPLTMNPDTNGLKRALKKVEYIVAIDLFMTDTAKYADIILPAQSFFEYEDVFSSYWTPYLNCFQKVIEPVNESKNESEIYRLLGKKMGYNMNYLPLYNEETIDVCLKKCNINVSVKDLKKGPYLKENSDIAYKERIFDTPSKKIEFYCERMESIWGKSPLPDFKDCFKGTEENGKYPLRLLSTHARERIHSQFGEIRASKLSSDKPLLYINKEDARMRNIKDGDKIEIYNEKGKIFAFAKIDPYIIEGVVNIHGGLKEDTAANVNILTDQDISDIAFGAVFYDCFVEASWYQNK; encoded by the coding sequence ATGGGTCAAACTATCATAAATACATCATGTCCAAGGGACTGCTTCAGTGCCTGTGATATTAAGGCTTATGTTGAGGACGGGAAAATTGTAAAAATTGAAGGCGGAAGTAAAAACAGGGCAACTAACAGCAAGCTTTGTATCAAGGGTTTATCCTATACAGATTATGTTTATTCCCCCCAGAGAATAGGATATCCCATGATAAGAGAAGGAAAAAGGGGCGAAGGCATATTCAAAAGGATATCCTGGGAAACTGCAATAGATGAAATATCAAAAAGGCTGAAACTTGTTAAAGACACTGTTGGACCGCTGGGTTTATTGCATTTTACGTCAGCCGGATGTATGGGACTAATGTCTGAGTATTATAAAGGCTTTTTCAATCAGTTCGGAAGCTATTCGGCAACTAAGGGAAGCCTTTGCTACTCGGCAGGTATAGAAGCCGTAAAGCTCACCTACGGTTCCAATATTCAAAACGCTCCCTGGGATTTAGAGCATGCAGGACTTATTATAATATGGGGCAAAAATCCATCTTCCACCAATGTTCAGGAGTTGAAATTTATAAATGAGGCAGTAAATAAGGGGGCAAAAATAATAACCATAGACCCAATAAATACTCTGCCCTCACTTAATTCCAACCTCCACATACCCATAAAACCGGGAACAGACGGAGTTTTAGCCTTATGCATAGCCAATCTTTTGATACAAAAAGGAAGCATAGACATTGATTTCATAAAAGAATACACCTTTGGATTTGATGAATTCAAAGAGCATGTATCTCACTATACAATTGAGTATGCATCAAAGATTTGCGGATTGAATGAGGATCTGATAAATGAGGCAGTAAATCTGATTGCAAATAAAAAGCCCATGACTTTAATTTGCGGATACGGCATGCAAAGATATAAAAATGGCGGGCAGAATGTCCGAGCCATTTCCATGATACCTGCGTTGACAGGTGATATAGGAATTAGAGGCGGAGGCTTTAAATTTGCCAATAAGAGATGGAGAAACCTTGAGTGGCCATATATACCTCAGAATGATATAAAGACGAGAAGGGATTTTGCAGAAGCCCAGCTGGGCAGGGCTATTGAAGAATACCAAAATCCAAACATAAAACTGCTCTGGATTGAACGTGCCAATCCCCTTACTATGAATCCTGATACAAACGGCCTTAAAAGGGCATTAAAAAAGGTTGAATATATTGTAGCCATTGATTTATTTATGACGGATACGGCAAAATATGCCGATATAATTCTTCCTGCCCAGAGTTTTTTTGAATACGAAGATGTTTTTTCAAGCTATTGGACCCCTTACTTAAATTGTTTTCAAAAGGTAATAGAACCTGTTAATGAATCAAAAAATGAATCGGAAATTTACAGGCTTTTAGGTAAAAAAATGGGCTACAATATGAACTACCTTCCTTTGTATAATGAAGAGACAATAGATGTTTGCCTTAAAAAATGCAATATAAATGTAAGTGTAAAAGATCTTAAAAAAGGTCCATATCTTAAAGAAAACAGTGACATAGCTTATAAAGAAAGAATTTTTGATACTCCTTCAAAAAAGATAGAATTCTATTGCGAAAGAATGGAATCAATCTGGGGGAAAAGCCCGCTGCCGGATTTTAAAGATTGTTTTAAAGGTACAGAAGAGAATGGTAAGTATCCTTTACGGTTATTATCCACCCATGCAAGAGAGAGGATACATTCTCAGTTCGGTGAAATAAGAGCTTCAAAATTATCATCAGATAAACCCCTTCTATACATTAATAAGGAAGATGCACGAATGAGGAACATAAAGGATGGCGACAAAATTGAGATTTACAATGAAAAGGGGAAAATATTTGCCTTTGCAAAAATTGATCCTTATATCATTGAAGGTGTGGTAAATATCCACGGAGGCTTGAAGGAAGATACGGCTGCCAATGTAAATATCTTAACTGACC
- a CDS encoding lactate utilization protein codes for MDNKVLKTIESLEKNKFSAKYFETSNEAVDYLLSKIPSDASVGIGGSMTVKSLLIPEKLKDRGNKVLFHWLASGTGEMNSIRKEALNADFYLSSTNALTMEGKLVNIDGAGNRVAGMFSGPKNVFIVCGVNKITENTDDALKRVKSIVHLNTKRLNLNTPCARTEECHDCKVSQRICNITAIIDYKPSLTDIEVIIINEDLGF; via the coding sequence ATGGATAATAAAGTGTTAAAAACAATTGAATCCCTTGAAAAAAATAAATTTTCTGCTAAATATTTTGAAACTTCTAATGAAGCAGTTGACTATCTTTTATCTAAAATACCATCAGATGCATCGGTGGGAATCGGGGGCTCCATGACGGTTAAAAGCCTTTTAATTCCGGAAAAACTAAAGGACAGAGGCAATAAGGTTTTGTTTCATTGGCTGGCATCAGGCACGGGCGAAATGAACAGCATAAGAAAAGAGGCCCTGAATGCCGACTTTTATTTATCCAGCACAAATGCACTTACCATGGAGGGCAAGCTTGTTAATATAGACGGAGCGGGAAACAGGGTAGCAGGTATGTTTTCCGGTCCTAAAAATGTATTTATAGTATGCGGCGTCAATAAAATAACTGAAAATACAGATGATGCACTAAAAAGAGTAAAAAGCATTGTTCACTTAAATACCAAGAGGCTTAATCTTAACACTCCTTGTGCCAGAACAGAAGAATGTCACGACTGCAAAGTATCCCAGAGGATTTGCAACATAACTGCCATCATTGACTATAAACCCTCTTTGACGGATATTGAAGTTATTATTATAAATGAAGACTTAGGATTTTAA